The sequence below is a genomic window from Sphingobacterium sp. ML3W.
GGCATTGTATGATGCGCAAAGGGAAATGCAATAGGTGTCATAGGAACACGCGGTCCATAATTAACCTTACTTACAAATAAGAAATCACCAACCAATAAAGTCCGTTCCATAGAACCTGTTGGAATCATATATGCCTCTATTAAAAACCCACGAATTAATGATGCTGCAACGGTTGCAAAAACGATTGCATCAGCCCATTCACGAGCCATAGATTTTTTATAAGGATATTTCTTTTTAAATTCTTCCGAGTTTGGGTTACCCAAATACTTTACCAAAGCGTCATTGCCCCACATGGGTAATACGATAAAAGGAATTAACACCGCAGCTGCATTTTCCCAAAATCTTCTTTTCCCAAATGCCTTTATCAAATCTAAATATAGACCATAGAAAACAAAGATATTCACGATTGGCACCAATAATAGGATAACAACCCACTTTGCGCGACCCGTTAATTCGGCCATTACATATTCCCGATAAAAGGGAACTAGCGCTTCCCATCCTGATCTGCCTGCTTTAACAAATAATTTCCAAAGCCCATAATGAGCAATTACTGTTAAGACCGCAAAAATAATATACCACATAAGTTTCTTTAAATTTTATTTTTTAATAATCTAATATGTCAATTAGTATAAAAGATTATGCATTCGTTACAGACTTCGCAATTTTTTATAAAAATCGATTACTTATTGAAATCAAACATTTCGGTCACTTGAAAGAATCCTTCTTTTCCAAACAGCCACTCTGCAGCGATAACGGAGCCTAATGCAAACCCGTCACGACTATGCGCTGTATGTTTAAATTCAATTTGATCAACTTCCGAACTATATACGACTGTATGTGTACCAGGGACCTCTTCGATACGGTGACTTTCTATTAACAATTCCGTTGCTTTAGGTATAATCTCTACATCTCCATCCCCTACCAATGAATTGACCCAAGATGTTTTAACATCACTGTTGTTTAAGATTCCTTCAGCTATAGTAATTGCTGTCCCACTTGGTGCGTCCAATTTATGAATATGATGTATTTCTTCTACTTGTACATCATAAGCTTTATAAGGTTGAATGGCCTTCGCCAACATTTTATTGATATGAAAAAAGATATTGACACCTATGGAGAAGTTCGAACCGTACAAGATAGAACCATCAACAGCTAAACATTTTTCCTTTACAAGATCAAGGTCTTCATACCAACCTGTAGTCCCCATGACAATTGGCAACTTTGCTTCCAAGCATAATTCCATATTAGAAAGAGCTGCATTTGGAACACCAAAGTCTATTGCAACATCCGCACCTACCAGATCAGCTTTGGTAATTGAGCTACGGTTCTCGCTATTGACAATCAAATGAATCTCATGCCCTCTTTTTTGCGCAAATTTCTCAATAATTTTGCCCATTTTGCCGTAGCCGAATAATACAATTTTCATATCTATTTCAGATCATATTTAATAAGAAGACCAAATAAGTTTTATGCTCTATAGCATGAATACGAATTTAAGCTTTATAATTTTTATTTAAGTGTCATGGATAATTTAAATCCAAAATTGGGAGCAGCACTGTATGCAAAACTATTTGATGATCCCAATAAGATAGTTGGTCTAATTTTTAATGCAACTTTTTCTGAACTTACGCTCCAACGATTTTTGAGCATCGAATCTACATAAGCTTCGACTACATTCAATCCATACACCCCAACAGTCAAAAGTACCATCAAATCTCGATCACGTCTTGCCGCATCCTTAGCTCTAATAAGCCCTTGATCCGACCAGCCAAAATAATCTGGATTATCCTTCTCATTATGCTTAAAACGATAGTCCAATTCTTTAATGAATTCCTTATAATAACGATGATTAAATTCAAATACCAGTGCAGTTGATACCAGTCCTCCATAAATAGCAGGTACCTTAATCCACCACAATCCCTTATTTGTATATTGCCCCCACCCAGGAAGTATCAAAGAACGTTTCCATGCAGTAACTGTTTTTGCTTCTATTGCAAGTCGTGTAGAATCTTTAAAAATCTTAGGAATCTTCGCTTCTTCTTCAGCCTTCTCTCTTCTTTTTCTTTCCCTCCGACTCTCTTTTTTTGTTGTATCCTGCACAGTCGTTACTTTCTTAGTTGAATCTAATGCAGAAGTAGTTTTTAACGCTACTTTCCCTTTGGGATCAACTTGTTGCCCTTGTGCAACAAAAAATATAAAGATAGCACACAATAAACCGATTACTTTATGCATCTTACCAGTCTAATAATTCCAAAATACGACTCAGGTCATCTTCCGATTCAAAAGGAATCTCAATAGCTCCCTTTCCTTTGGCACTTTTCAAATTCAATTTGACACGAGAAGAAAACTTAGATGCCAAATCATCTTCAATTTTTTGAAATTGAAAAGATTTAGGTGCATTTTTATCTTTTTGTGCTTTCTTTTTATTACCGTTCTGAATCTCACGAACCAATTCTTCTGCTTTACGAACAGACAAACCCAAATCAACAATTAACTTAAAAATGTACAATTGCTTATCTACTTCTCCAACATTAATAAGTGCACGAGCATGTCCCATAGTTAACTCACCATCACGAATAGCAGCCTGAATCACAGGGGGTAACTTCAATAAGCGCAGATAATTGGTCACGGTAGAACGATTTTTGCTCACGCGCTCCCCTAATTCCTCTTGCTTAAGATTACACTCTTCTATCATACGTTGAAAACTCAAAGCCACTTCAATGGCATTCAAATTTTCACGCTGAATATTTTCAATTAAAGCCATTTCCAGCATCTGCTGGTCATTAGCAGTACGAATATAGGCTGGAATTTCGGTAATACCCGCCAACTTTGAAGCACGATAACGACGCTCTCCAGAAATTAATTGATACGCATTTTCACCAATTTTCCGAACAGTAATGGGTTGAATTAGCCCTTGTAATAAAATCGATTCAGAAAGTTCCTGTAATGCTTGTGGGTCAAAGTCCGTACGAGGTTGAAATGGATTCATTTCAATCTCATCCACATTAACCGTACTGATACTACCCGTTTCTTTGGATTTCACAGGAGTATCTACTCGGGATGTCTCCAGGTCAGAGTTTCTTTCAGGGATATCGGTACTATCATTTAATAAGGCACCTAATCCTCTTCCTAGACCTGTTTTTCGCTGTTGTGCTGCCATATTATATTGTAACTGATGAATCTAATTCTTTTAGATGTCCATTTTTATGTAAAATTTCTCGAGCCAAATTTAAATAGTTGATAGCTCCTTTGCACGATGCATCGTGCATAATGACAGAGATACCAAAACTCGGAGCCTCACTCAAACGTGTATTTCGCTGAATAATCGTCTCAAACACCAAATCCGTAAAATGTGTCTTTACTTCTTCAACTACCTGATTTGATAAGCGTAAACGAACATCATACATTGTCAATAAAATACCCTCAATTTCCAGACTAGTATTTAAACGTGTTTGTACAATTTTAATTGTATTTAACAACTTACCCAAGCCCTCTAGTGCAAAATATTCGCATTGCACTGGAATAACAACTGAATTAGATGCTGATAATGCATTGATGGTGATTAACCCTAATGAAGGAGAGCAGTCAATAATGATAAAATCATAATCATCCTTAACTTGATCTAAGATTTTTTTCATCTTATATTCACGTTCATGCATATTGATCATTTCAATTTCTGCACCAACCAGGTCAATATGAGCAGGGAGTAAATCCAAATTTGGCGTTTCTGTGGCCTGAATAGCATCACGAGGATCCAAATCATTTACCAAGCATTCGTATATACTTTCTTTGATGGTTCTTGGATCAAATCCAATTCCAGAAGTAGAGTTTGCTTGCGGATCAGCGTCAACCAATAAGGTTTTATATTCTAAAACAGCTAAACTAGCTGCCAAATTGATTGATGTTGTCGTCTTACCAACACCACCCTTTTGATTTGCAATTGATATAATTTTACCCATTCGAATGAAATTCTTTCTTTATAAAATGTCATTTTGTTCCCCTAAGGTCACAAAAAAGGATTATTCTGCTCATTCATAAATTCTTCCTGGTAAAAAAACACTTAAATGATGCATATTTCTTACTTTTGAAAGTATCTAAAGGAATAGATCCTCAAGATGCTAAGATACAAAAAATCAGGATATACATCCACTTTGTTCGGTGGGTTTTTATAAGTTACAACTAGACAATGATTTTAATAATTTCGGGAACGAATCGTCCCAAAAGTAAGACGTTAAAAGTCGCACAATACTACCAAGAGCAGTTACAGAAAAAAGGTGAAAGCTGTCAAATACTTCCTTTAACCGATCTACCTGCAGATATTATCATATCGGATTTATATGGTCAAAGAAGTGATCGATTTAAAAATATACAACAACTCGTTTCGGATGCAGATAAGTTTATTTTTGTTACACCTGAATATAACGGAAGCATTCCTGGTGTACTCAAAATCTTCATCGATGCCTGCACTTTTCCGATCAGCTTTTATCATAAAAAAGCAGCACTTGTTGGCATCTCGTCCGGACGATATGGCAATTTAAGAGGTATAGATCATTTAACAGGAATTTGCAATTATTTGCGCATGCATGTATTGCCCTTAAAGATATTCTTACCGCATATTCAAAACGAAATAAATGAAGAGAACACCTTTATTCATGAAGAAACAATAAATGCCATTCAAGAGCAAATTGATGAACTTATCAACTTCTAGAAAATATTAGAGCCCACTCTTAATCATACCAGCACTTATTTGTAAATATAATAATATGGCAAATTTTCGTATTTTGTTCAAAACCCAATCATATGAACCTTAAAATAACATACCTTATATTTTCCCTTGGATTACTATCCGCCTGTAAGCAAACTCCTCAGCATAATACCCTAAGTGCAGATGAAAAGAAAGAAGGTTGGCAATTACTTTTTAACGGAAAAGACATCCATAACTGGCATATTTACAACCAAGGAGATCAAGCATCTAAATGGGTGGTAAAAGACGATGCCATTCTATGCGACCCAACCGTAAAAACAGGGATATTCGGAGATTTAGTTTCAAATGAAACCTATCAAGATTTCGATTTGAAATTTGACTGGAAAGTTGCCAAAGGGGGCAATAGTGGTGTCTTCATCGATGTTCAAGAAGATCCTAAATACGATGCTACATTTGTTACTGGTCTTGAGATGCAACTATTAGATAATGCTAACGCAGAATCCCGTCATCAAACGGATTCGACACATTGGGCAGGATCTCTTTATGCCATAAAAAGCATCGGTTCAAATTCAAAACCCAACCCCTTCAACGAGTGGAATGAATCGCGTATCGTACAAAACAAAGGGAAGGTGAGTTTTTGGTTAAACGGTCAATTGACATTTGAAAATGTCACCAATAATCAAGAATGGAAGGATTTAATTGCCCATACAAACATGAAAAATTACCCCGATTTCGGTAAGTTCCAAAAAGGAAAAATTGCGCTTCAAAATCATACAGATGAAGTCTATTTTCGAAATATCAAAATAAAAACATTATAAAAAAAGAGAGTAGGAAATCCTGCTCTCTTTTTTATATCAAAATTAATATCCAAACAACTCTTCTAAAGTCAATTTCTTAACTTCACCAAGTTTTGCTAAATCTTCGATTTTCAAGTTCTCATCCTTGGCAACAACACAATAAATATAAGGTTTGCGACTCATTTCTTTATTGTGGAAAGTTTTCAAATCTCCAAAAGTTAATTTTGGTGCCTGCTCATAAATTTCCTTACGGATATCTGAAGAAAGACCTAATCGCTGCGCACTCAAATAATTTGATAAAATGTTTGCATTTGTGATACGGTCACTAGCCAACGATTTGACTAAACTTACTTTAGCAATTTCCAAAGCTTTTGGAGCATCAGGCAAATCATCTAACAATTCATTCATACCGACAACTGCTTCATTAAATTTATCCGCTTGAGTACCTACATAAGCACCCACCGAGTAATGATTCTCTTTTTTGATTGGAGAAGCAAAATGTGCATAAGTAGAATAGGCTAGAGCTTTAGACTCTCTAATAGTCTGAAAAACGATACTCCCCATGCCTCCTCCGAAATACATATTAAACAGCGCCACAGTAGGGCTATATTTCGGATTATATTGATCCGAATTTCTAAACCAAAATACCTCCGCTTGCTTCATATCGAAATCCGCAAATAACACTTGATTTTTCGGGGTAGGCAATTCTGCAAAGTTACTTGCCTTGCTAATAGTTGCAAAATTTGTATTCGTATTCAGGGGTTTCAATACAGCAACTAGTTGACTCGTAGTTTTAGGTCCATAATACAATATCTGATGTTTCGTATTCGCCAGTTCATGCAAAATATCAACCAGATCAGATGCTTTAATGGAATTTAACTCTTCATCTGTCAAAACATTGTTAAAAGGATTTTTAGCACCATATTTTGCATATGACCTTAACCCTTCCATAATCAAGGCTTTATTTTCTTTAGCATTCGTTCTTGATTTTTTTAAACGACCAATATATGCTTCTAATGCTTCCTGATTCCCTATACTATTTTTCAAGAGATCTTGAATTAATGCTACCGTTTGCTCAAAGTTCTCATTCAATCCTGAAATATTAATGCGGGTCTCTTCATTTCCTGAAATCACCGAGAAATCAGAAGCCAACTTATAGAATGCTTTGCTGAAATCCTCACTTGATTTATCTTTAGTTCCTAAAAACTCCAGATAATCTGCTGCAATACCCAATAACTTATTATTCCATTTCCCCATATCATAACGATAGGTCAAACTGAATAATGCATTATCATTATTCTGAACAGCGACTACATCAATACCTTTTAAAGTTGCCTTCTGGACATCTTTAGCATAATCTATCCAAACTGGGGTAATTTTACTTTCTGGCATTTCAGCAATAGTCTTAACGAAAAGCGATTGATCATCACGATTGACAACTACTGGCGTAATAGGAGGCTTCTCTACTTTGACAACACTATCATCGACACCTTTACGTTTATAAACCACAACATAATTATTATCATTCAGATATTTAGAGGCAAAATCCATAATATCCTGCTTCGTTATTTTTGTCAAGTTATCCGAATAACTCAATTCTGTTGACCAATCCACACCCGAAGTAAAAGCATCCATAAGCTCCTCAGCACGATGACTATAACTCTCATTTCGTGAAATTTCCGATTTCTTCTCGTTATTCACAATTGAAGTAATCAGATCGTCAGAAAATTCTCCTTTACGCAACTTATCCAACTCTGCTAGAATCAAGGATTTTACATCGTCCAACGATTGACCTTGGCTTGGATTAGCCTGCATGATCAACATTGAATAATCTTTCAATACATATGGAAATGCTCCAGCGCCCAATAATTTTTGGGATTTCACCAAATCCAAATCAATCAAACCTGCGGAACCATTGGTAAGCATATTACCAAGTAAATTCAACATTTGAGCATCTTTAGTAGATGCACCTGGGAAACGAAATCCTAAAAATAAAAACTCAGATTCTGGTCCCTTCACTTCTCTTACCACCGGTTGTTTGATATCTTTCTCAGCATCAAACGTATAAACAGGAATAT
It includes:
- the dapB gene encoding 4-hydroxy-tetrahydrodipicolinate reductase, which produces MKIVLFGYGKMGKIIEKFAQKRGHEIHLIVNSENRSSITKADLVGADVAIDFGVPNAALSNMELCLEAKLPIVMGTTGWYEDLDLVKEKCLAVDGSILYGSNFSIGVNIFFHINKMLAKAIQPYKAYDVQVEEIHHIHKLDAPSGTAITIAEGILNNSDVKTSWVNSLVGDGDVEIIPKATELLIESHRIEEVPGTHTVVYSSEVDQIEFKHTAHSRDGFALGSVIAAEWLFGKEGFFQVTEMFDFNK
- a CDS encoding DUF5683 domain-containing protein; its protein translation is MHKVIGLLCAIFIFFVAQGQQVDPKGKVALKTTSALDSTKKVTTVQDTTKKESRRERKRREKAEEEAKIPKIFKDSTRLAIEAKTVTAWKRSLILPGWGQYTNKGLWWIKVPAIYGGLVSTALVFEFNHRYYKEFIKELDYRFKHNEKDNPDYFGWSDQGLIRAKDAARRDRDLMVLLTVGVYGLNVVEAYVDSMLKNRWSVSSEKVALKIRPTILLGSSNSFAYSAAPNFGFKLSMTLK
- a CDS encoding ParB/RepB/Spo0J family partition protein translates to MAAQQRKTGLGRGLGALLNDSTDIPERNSDLETSRVDTPVKSKETGSISTVNVDEIEMNPFQPRTDFDPQALQELSESILLQGLIQPITVRKIGENAYQLISGERRYRASKLAGITEIPAYIRTANDQQMLEMALIENIQRENLNAIEVALSFQRMIEECNLKQEELGERVSKNRSTVTNYLRLLKLPPVIQAAIRDGELTMGHARALINVGEVDKQLYIFKLIVDLGLSVRKAEELVREIQNGNKKKAQKDKNAPKSFQFQKIEDDLASKFSSRVKLNLKSAKGKGAIEIPFESEDDLSRILELLDW
- a CDS encoding ParA family protein — encoded protein: MGKIISIANQKGGVGKTTTSINLAASLAVLEYKTLLVDADPQANSTSGIGFDPRTIKESIYECLVNDLDPRDAIQATETPNLDLLPAHIDLVGAEIEMINMHEREYKMKKILDQVKDDYDFIIIDCSPSLGLITINALSASNSVVIPVQCEYFALEGLGKLLNTIKIVQTRLNTSLEIEGILLTMYDVRLRLSNQVVEEVKTHFTDLVFETIIQRNTRLSEAPSFGISVIMHDASCKGAINYLNLAREILHKNGHLKELDSSVTI
- a CDS encoding NADPH-dependent FMN reductase, with protein sequence MILIISGTNRPKSKTLKVAQYYQEQLQKKGESCQILPLTDLPADIIISDLYGQRSDRFKNIQQLVSDADKFIFVTPEYNGSIPGVLKIFIDACTFPISFYHKKAALVGISSGRYGNLRGIDHLTGICNYLRMHVLPLKIFLPHIQNEINEENTFIHEETINAIQEQIDELINF
- a CDS encoding DUF1080 domain-containing protein yields the protein MNLKITYLIFSLGLLSACKQTPQHNTLSADEKKEGWQLLFNGKDIHNWHIYNQGDQASKWVVKDDAILCDPTVKTGIFGDLVSNETYQDFDLKFDWKVAKGGNSGVFIDVQEDPKYDATFVTGLEMQLLDNANAESRHQTDSTHWAGSLYAIKSIGSNSKPNPFNEWNESRIVQNKGKVSFWLNGQLTFENVTNNQEWKDLIAHTNMKNYPDFGKFQKGKIALQNHTDEVYFRNIKIKTL
- a CDS encoding M16 family metallopeptidase, coding for MNLKSISIMAFVFLSSITTFAQMKKYDWKETNEGGYTYRYVTNDPTNSRFYTLKNGLTVILSPSKKVPRIQAYIATKAGSKTDPADHTGLAHYLEHMLFKGTDKFGSKDWAKEKPLLDQIDGLYEQYNSTTDEAKRKEIYKQIDQVSGEAAKYAIANEYDKLMSEMGAEGTNAFTSFEQTVYTEDIPNNVIDKFLAVQAERFRYPVLRLFHTELEAVYEEKNRGLDNDGRKSVEAMFEAMFPNNNYGKQTTIGTVEHLKNPSLKAIREYFNTYYVPNNMGVIMSGDFDPNEVVKKIDQAFSYMKPKDIPVYTFDAEKDIKQPVVREVKGPESEFLFLGFRFPGASTKDAQMLNLLGNMLTNGSAGLIDLDLVKSQKLLGAGAFPYVLKDYSMLIMQANPSQGQSLDDVKSLILAELDKLRKGEFSDDLITSIVNNEKKSEISRNESYSHRAEELMDAFTSGVDWSTELSYSDNLTKITKQDIMDFASKYLNDNNYVVVYKRKGVDDSVVKVEKPPITPVVVNRDDQSLFVKTIAEMPESKITPVWIDYAKDVQKATLKGIDVVAVQNNDNALFSLTYRYDMGKWNNKLLGIAADYLEFLGTKDKSSEDFSKAFYKLASDFSVISGNEETRINISGLNENFEQTVALIQDLLKNSIGNQEALEAYIGRLKKSRTNAKENKALIMEGLRSYAKYGAKNPFNNVLTDEELNSIKASDLVDILHELANTKHQILYYGPKTTSQLVAVLKPLNTNTNFATISKASNFAELPTPKNQVLFADFDMKQAEVFWFRNSDQYNPKYSPTVALFNMYFGGGMGSIVFQTIRESKALAYSTYAHFASPIKKENHYSVGAYVGTQADKFNEAVVGMNELLDDLPDAPKALEIAKVSLVKSLASDRITNANILSNYLSAQRLGLSSDIRKEIYEQAPKLTFGDLKTFHNKEMSRKPYIYCVVAKDENLKIEDLAKLGEVKKLTLEELFGY